A window of the Zeugodacus cucurbitae isolate PBARC_wt_2022May chromosome 4, idZeuCucr1.2, whole genome shotgun sequence genome harbors these coding sequences:
- the LOC105218439 gene encoding FK506-binding protein 5 produces the protein MSAGDNANAALNAALEQYFGHSSFKSDLQRSAIKCAVEKKRDIFVSMPTGSGKSLCYQLPGVLCENQITIVFSPLLALIKDQIDHLGKLKIRADSLNSKMSNKERDAVISDLKAMRPSIRFLYITPEQAATQFFQDLLQTLVKHNKIAYFAVDEAHCVSQWGHDFRPDYLKLCTLRRKYDNIVWMALTATASRHVREDIFKHLALKHPVAKFTTPSFRKNLFYDVVFKNSIEDDFQHLAAFALHCFGDANEFKAVPAPKRGCGIVYCRTREHVERVAYGISKQGVGAVAYHAGLKGAERIQVQEQWMNGEYPVICATNSFGMGVDKPSVRFVIHWDVPQNVAAYYQESGRAGRDGLQSYCRLYYGREDVKSIQFLLQSDVNKTKNSTCSGKQELAQRAVKNFDEIVSFCESLRCRHKLFSDYFGDPPPDCNGQCDVCKHPKKIEKALEMFHKLCMDGRFKSGVSLEDSADLYEGGRAGAKRLKDDYGDSDDDSSVSHDQLAKKAKRDTENFIRKQFQLRKQLNAAREVEKEGKSQITRVKHAPSSGVKVSGLTTAIRENYLSAIVSALKLNVEQCKEDDPRRDLRHRDFEAIAIDIEYECFSRVKVTNMYRHALAKELAAIRQQTNKELLMPILRAYVARPETSQQSVWTGGSVEYFERKLKELEDSRPSSPSVTAKNNSTKDLPKALRHKKSYKQDTAKQTTIGSFFEKNKRIKSEGDNCSPVSSSGESQELEGNENGNIKQEREESMDVENTETNEEKQDQIERTPVKEEDAYDPDKDDTLKNDSPNLQIDDDLEDISDKDINSNEFKMSEDEEKHDADKNGKSRLDKRTVKPADTKMDSLFGNDDWDDPAEEMLENSIKSTTKKDDGKIKTLFGDESDISTTNKSDSSRTDTRHEDEEYYDVQAHHKRKHRTSHYSKSKEKSPTHSYKNAVSYEAYYQSASSSTSHHHKSSISSTLTSHQYKSDSSSASSSSRRKHKHKHHSKHKHKDEDLDELEIYENSSATKCKYQDAFEDSVKYEKSVKEKLKALRAEWQEFESESDKKREESGDSLDELELLALSKKKIEDELKALEEIERKAAADKAAAQKKAIKNDEETAANNDTKPTEKEILSKNTIGATLKTEDASKQSDWHATKRKKESESDMNGSKPTFALPKNNKNAENSNTNESGAKGSEYRKPTQRPETNSKHSSNERQARLNAAKHKTDVSKSVVELLNPYYKKKITSKELFKTLAKRITTRVCDGKLEPSHCKSYIRDTFLTINMVATEADLDKYFPLT, from the exons ATGAGTGCAGGTGACAACGCGAATGCGGCGCTCAACGCTGCGCTGGAGCAATACTTCGGCCACAGCAGCTTCAAATCAGACTTGCAACGAAGTGCTATAAAATGTGCTGTGGAAA AAAAGCGCGACATATTCGTCTCAATGCCCACCGGTTCCGGCAAGTCGCTGTGCTACCAGCTGCCGGGTGTGCTGTGCGAAAATCAAATAACCATAGTCTTTTCGCCATTATTGGCGCTAATCAAAGATCAAATTGATCACTTGGGTAAGCTTAAGATACGCGCCGATTCATTGAATTCCAAGATGTCAAATAAAGAACGTGACGCGGTGATCAGTGATCTGAAAGCCATGCGGCCGAGCATACGCTTTCTATATATCACGCCCGAGCAGGCGGCCACACAGTTCTTTCAAGATCTCTTGCAAACGTTGGTGAAACACAATAAGATCGCCTATTTTGCCGTCGATGAGGCGCATTGTGTCTCGCAATGGGGACACGATTTCCGACCAGACTATCTTAAACTTTGTACGCTGCGCAGGAAATATGACAATATCGTTTGGATGGCGTTGACAGCGACAGCATCAAGACATGTGCGTGAGGATATTTTTAAGCATTTAGCGCTCAAGCACCCGGTTGCCAAGTTTACAACGCCCAGTTTTCGGAAGAATCTCTTCTATGATGTAGTGTTTAAGAACTCTATTGAGGATGATTTCCAACATTTAGCCgcatttgcattgcattgctTCGGCGATGCGAACGAATTCAAAGCTGTGCCCGCGCCCAAGAGAGGATGTGGCATTGTGTACTGCCGTACGCGTGAACACGTGGAACGTGTCGCATATGGTATTTCGAAGCAAGGTGTGGGCGCTGTGGCATATCATGCGGGCCTTAAAGGCGCAGAGCGCATACAGGTGCAAGAGCAATGGATGAACGGTGAATACCCTGTGATATGTGCAACCAACAGTTTTGGCATGGGTGTGGATAAGCCGTCAGTGCGATTCGTTATACATTGGGATGTGCCACAAAATGTGGCGGCCTACTATCAGGAGTCGGGCCGCGCTGGACGCGACGGGCTACAATCGTACTGTCGGTTGTATTATGGGCGTGAAGATGTGAAATCCATACAATTTCTACTGCAAAGCGATGTGAATAAAACGAAGAATTCCACATGCTCTGGAAAGCAGGAGCTTGCGCAG CGTGCTGTGAAGAATTTCGATGAAATCGTTAGCTTCTGTGAGAGTCTGCGTTGTCGCCATAAACTCTTCTCCGATTACTTTGGTGATCCGCCACCAGACTGCAATGGGCAATGTGACGTGTGTAAGCACCCGAAGAAAATCGAAAAGGCTTTAGAAATGTTTCACAAACTCTGTATGGACGGACGTTTCAAATCTGGTGTCTCATTGGAAGATAGTGCCGATTTGTATGAAG GTGGACGCGCGGGTGCCAAAAGATTAAAAGACGACTACGGCGATTCTGACGACGACAGCTCTGTAAGTCACGACCAATTGGCGAAGAAAGCGAAGCGCGACACTGAAAATTTCATACGAAAGCAATTTCAACTGCGCAAACAATTGAATGCGGCGCGTGAAGTGGAGAAGGAGGGCAAATCACAGATAACGCGTGTCAAGCATGCACCATCGTCGGGTGTCAAAGTTTCCGGACTTACGACGGCCATACGTGAGAACTATCTCAGCGCAATTGTCAGTGCGCTGAAGCTAAATGTTGAACAATGCAAGGAAGATGATCCGCGTAGGGATCTGCGCCATCGTGATTTTGAAGCCATTGCCATAGACATAGAATATGAATGCTTTTCGAGGGTGAAGGTGACCAACATGTATCGACATGCCTTGGCAAAGGAG CTTGCAGCCATTCGCCAGCAAACGAACAAAGAGCTTCTCATGCCGATATTAAGAGCCTATGTAGCACGTCCGGAAACAAGTCAGCAGAGCGTCTGGACGGGCGGTAGTGTTGAGTACTTTGAGCGAAAATTAAAGGAGTTGGAAGATTCGCGACCATCATCGCCCAGTGTAACAGCCAAGAACAACTCAACGAAAGATCTTCCTAAAGCGCTGCGTCACAAAAAGAGTTACAAACAGGACACTGCCAAGCAGACAACCATTGGTAGTTTTTTCGAGAAGAATAAGAGAATTAAAAGCGAAGGCGATAACTGTTCACCGGTAAGCAGCAGTGGAGAGAGCCAAGAGTTGGAAGGTAATGAAAACGGGAATATTAAGCAAGAGCGCGAGGAGAGTATGGATGTGGAAAATACAGAGACCAACGAGGAGAAGCAAGATCAAATTGAAAGAACACCCGTTAAAGAAGAAGATGCTTATGATCCCGACAAAGACGACACCTTAAAAAATGATTCCCCAAACTTACAAATAGATGATGATCTCGAGGACATAAGTGACAAGGATATCAACTCCAATGAATTTAAAATGAGCGAAGATGAGGAGAAGCATGATGCTGACAAAAATGGAAAGAGCCGCTTGGATAAGCGTACTGTCAAACCGGCGGACACGAAAATGGATTCGCTGTTTGGCAACGACGATTGGGATGATCCAGCTGAAGAGATGTTGGAGAACTCAATTAAGTCTACAACTAAGAAAGATGATGGCAAAATAAAGACACTTTTCGGTGATGAATCAGACATTTCAACTACGAACAAATCAGATAGCTCCAGAACAGACACCAGGCACGAAGATGAAGAGTACTACGACGTGCAAGCACATCACAAACGCAAACACAGAACGTCACACTACAGCAAGTCCAAGGAGAAATCGCCAACGCATAGTTATAAAAACGCGGTCAGTTACGAAGCATACTATCAGTCTGCGTCCAGCTCAACATCACACCATCACAAATCATCCATAAGTTCCACATTAACCTCACACCAATACAAATCGGACTCTTCGTCTGCCAGTTCATCTTCGCGtcgcaaacacaaacacaagcacCACTCCAAGCATAAGCACAAGGACGAAGATTTGGACGAACTGGAAATATACGAGAATTCGTCGGCCACCAAATGCAAATACCAGGACGCCTTTGAGGATTCGGTCAAGTATGAGAAATCGGTGAAAGAGAAGCTCAAAGCACTACGTGCCGAATGGCAAGAGTTTGAAAGCGAATCGGATAAGAAACGTGAGGAGTCGGGAGATTCATTAGATGAGTTGGAACTACTTGCTTTAAGCAAGAAGAAAATAGAAGACGAGCTAAAAGCTTTAGAAGAGATAGAAAGAAAAGCAGCGGCAGATAAAGCTGCTGCACAGAAAAAGGCAATCAAAAATGACGAGGAAACAGCTGCGAACAACGACACAAAACCAACCGAAAAGGAAATACTTTCAAAGAACACAATCGGCGCCACATTAAAGACGGAAGATGCATCTAAACAGTCGGACTGGCATGCAACCAAGCGCAAGAAAGAGTCCGAAAGTGATATGAACGGTAGTAAACCTACATTCGCATTgccgaaaaacaacaaaaatgctgaAAATTCCAACACCAATGAAAGTGGCGCTAAAGGCAGCGAATATCGAAAACCAACGCAAAGGCCAGAAACTAATTCGAAACACTCCTCAAATGAAAGACAAGCGCGCCTTAATGCTGCTAAACATAAAACAGATGTGAGTAAATCTGTCGTTGAGCTACTAAATCCCTACTACAAAAAGAAGATCACTTCAAAGGAGCTCTTCAAAACATTGGCCAAAAGAATAACAACTCGTGTTTGTGACGGCAAATTGG AGCCATCACACTGCAAGTCATACATACGAGACACGTTTCTCACCATCAATATGGTCGCAACGGAAGCGGACCTAGACAAATACTTTCCGCTCACTTGA
- the LOC105218516 gene encoding uncharacterized protein LOC105218516 isoform X2 gives MTPAEDSTYTTSSGSKRASYSLMGIKLLELALVITCIGLIDEPSTHSHLRIFITPRVVALCYVTFGSLIIYTSIYLIMALFGDVTSWRTSTLWSIIGFILLVAVTALLFRDWSTTKERNYWHPNMQRLDLVLAAASVSLVTTLIYLVDLLATIRFGVSGELE, from the exons ATGACGCCGGCGGAGGACTCCACCTACACGACAAGTAGCGGCTCGAAGCGTGCGAGCTATTCGTTGATGGGCATCAAGTTGCTTGAACTG GCGCTGGTCATCACTTGCATCGGCCTCATCGATGAGCCATCCACACACTCACATCTCCGCATATTCATAACGCCGCGCGTTGTCGCCCTCTGCTATGTAACCTTTGGCAGTCTCATCATTTATACTTCAATTTACTTAATTATGGCATTGTTCGGTGATGT CACATCTTGGCGCACGTCGACACTGTGGTCCATCATTGGCTTCATACTGCTCGTTGCGGTGACGGCGCTACTCTTCCGCGATTGGTCCACCACAAAGGAACGCAATTATTGGCATCCGAATATGCAACGTCTTGACCTAGTGCTGGCCGCCGCTTCAGTCTCGTTGGTAACCACACTCATCTACTTGGTGGATTTGTTGGCCACAATACGTTTTGGCGTCAGTGGTGAACTGGAGTAA
- the LOC105218516 gene encoding uncharacterized protein LOC105218516 isoform X1, whose product MSYLRSIEISRVEMTPAEDSTYTTSSGSKRASYSLMGIKLLELALVITCIGLIDEPSTHSHLRIFITPRVVALCYVTFGSLIIYTSIYLIMALFGDVTSWRTSTLWSIIGFILLVAVTALLFRDWSTTKERNYWHPNMQRLDLVLAAASVSLVTTLIYLVDLLATIRFGVSGELE is encoded by the exons ATGAGTTATCTACGTTCAATAG AAATTTCACGAGTAGAGATGACGCCGGCGGAGGACTCCACCTACACGACAAGTAGCGGCTCGAAGCGTGCGAGCTATTCGTTGATGGGCATCAAGTTGCTTGAACTG GCGCTGGTCATCACTTGCATCGGCCTCATCGATGAGCCATCCACACACTCACATCTCCGCATATTCATAACGCCGCGCGTTGTCGCCCTCTGCTATGTAACCTTTGGCAGTCTCATCATTTATACTTCAATTTACTTAATTATGGCATTGTTCGGTGATGT CACATCTTGGCGCACGTCGACACTGTGGTCCATCATTGGCTTCATACTGCTCGTTGCGGTGACGGCGCTACTCTTCCGCGATTGGTCCACCACAAAGGAACGCAATTATTGGCATCCGAATATGCAACGTCTTGACCTAGTGCTGGCCGCCGCTTCAGTCTCGTTGGTAACCACACTCATCTACTTGGTGGATTTGTTGGCCACAATACGTTTTGGCGTCAGTGGTGAACTGGAGTAA
- the LOC105218256 gene encoding ecdysone 20-monooxygenase, with the protein MVMAVILLIAIAILLAFYCNFDLGKFASAHLKPLLTRCSGRNGKLAAIATSLINGKDDFYHAAEIPRPRGVWDIPGPLAIPFLGTKWVFFVFFRKYKMSLMHEMYADWHRKYGEIALEVLTSGIPIVHLFNRNDLEKVLKYPSRYPFRPPTEIVVMYRLSRPDRYSSLGIVNEQGPTWQKLRASLTSYITSPRILYNFLPALNVVCDDFIELLRQQRDPDTLEVRNFEDIANLMGLEAVCTLMLGRRMGFLDKSGQQPERICQLAGAVKQLFISQRDSYYGMGLWKYLPTKTYREFVRAEEIIYDVISEMVEMALQEDYLTSASDESEAALRSIFLNILELKDLDIRDKKSAIVDFIAAGIETLANTVLFVLSSVTNDEQAIAGILADFCEYRKTTITKEAIAKADYTKACVQESYRIRPTAFCLARILEENMELSGYHLKAGTVVLCQNMIACNNDANFPNAKEYRPERWLDEERHFTVNVPNSCIVVPFGIGKRTCPGKRFVEMEVMLLLAKLLLAFDIKFKEPLQTEFEFLLAPKTPLTLIMSDRVY; encoded by the exons ATGGTTATGGCCGTGATTCTATTGATCGCAATCGCTATACTTTTGGCTTTCTATTGCAACTTCGATTTGGGTAAATTCGCCAGCGCCCATCTGAAGCCGCTGCTGACGCGCTGTAGCGGACGTAATGGGAAGCTAGCCGCCATCGCCACCAGTTTGATCAATGGCAAGGATGATTTCTATCATGCCGCAGAGATCCCAAGGCCTCGCGGTGTCTGGGACATACCAGGGCCGCTGGCGATACCGTTTCTCGGCACGAAATGGGTATTCTTCGTCTTCTTTCGCAAATATAAAATGTCGCTGATGCACGAGATGTATGCGG ATTGGCATCGCAAATATGGTGAAATCGCTTTGGAAGTGCTGACCTCTGGCATACCGATTGTGCATTTATTCAATCGGAACGATCTGGAGAAGGTGTTGAAGTACCCCAGCCGTTATCCGTTTCGGCCGCCGACAGAAATCGTCGTGATGTATCGGCTATCGCGTCCCGATCGATATTCCAGTTTGGGTATTGTGAATGA ACAAGGTCCCACCTGGCAGAAGCTACGCGCCTCGCTCACCTCTTACATCACCTCGCCGCGCATACTGTACAACTTCCTGCCCGCATTGAACGTGGTCTGCGATGATTTCATCGAACTCTTGCGCCAACAACGCGATCCCGACACACTCGAGGTGCGCAACTTCGAGGACATCGCCAATCTAATGGGTCTGGAAGCGGTCTGCACGCTTATGCTGGGGCGTCGTATGGGTTTTCTGGACAAAAGCGGTCAGCAACCGGAAAGAATATGCCAGCTGGCGGGTGCCGTGAAGCAACTTTTCATATCACAACGCGACTCCTACTACGGCATGGGACTGTGGAAGTATTTGCCGACGAAGACCTACCGCGAATTCGTGCGCGCCGAGGAGATTATCTATGA TGTTATTTCCGAGATGGTCGAAATGGCACTGCAGGAGGACTACCTCACCTCGGCGAGTGATGAGAGTGAGGCGGCGCTGCGCAGTATATTCTTGAATATACTCGAACTAAAGGACCTAGATATACGTGATAAGAAATCGGCGATTGTCGACTTTATAGCGGCGGGCATTGAAACG CTCGCCAACACAGTGCTCTTCGTGCTCAGCTCGGTGACCAATGATGAGCAGGCGATCGCTGGCATATTGGCCGACTTTTGTGAATACCGTAAGACGACTATAACGAAAGAGGCGATCGCCAAGGCGGACTACACCAAAGCTTGCGTACAGGAATCGTATCGCATTAGGCCCACGGCCTTCTGTTTGGCGCGCATACTCGAGGAGAATATGGAGTTGTCGGGCTATCATCTCAAAGCCGGC ACGGTGGTGCTTTGTCAGAACATGATTGCCTGCAACAATGACGCCAATTTCCCAAATGCCAAAGAATATCGGCCCGAACGTTGGCTCGACGAAGAGCGTCACTTTACGGTAAATGTGCCGAATTCGTGTATTGTCGTGCCGTTTGGCATCGGCAAGCGCACATGCCCGGGCAAGCGATTTGTCGAAATGGAGGTGATGCTGTTGTTGGCCAAG CTGCTGCTTGCCTTCGATATCAAATTCAAAGAGCCGTTGCAAaccgaatttgaatttttgcttGCGCCTAAAACGCCACTCACTTTAATCATGAGTGATCGCGTCTACTGA